A window of Danaus plexippus chromosome 12, MEX_DaPlex, whole genome shotgun sequence contains these coding sequences:
- the LOC116772285 gene encoding chitobiosyldiphosphodolichol beta-mannosyltransferase, which produces MTTLEQTDKKTVKVVVLGDIGRSPRMQYHALSLASCGFMVNLIGYVETTPLTEIQENTNITITQLHPLKIDRVPKIVKYFAKALWQTISLFMTLLITGKCDYLLCQNPPAIPTLPVCRFYCLVTRTRFIIDWHNYAHTIMALSIGNKHPLLKVATYIEKYFGQSSDSNICVTYAMKTDLLENWNIAAMVLYDKPPRIFKPITLEDKHKWFLKLGQEYEVFNANEKCNETSRQSTAFTEEVDNSIRFKLNRPALLFSSTSWTEDEDFTILMDALQVYETTYNLTNKLPELICVITGKGPMKEHYQNEIKARNWQHVKVVTPWLEAADYPTMVASADLGVCLHTSSSGLDLPMKVVDMFGTGLPVFACEFKCIDELVQNGENGYIFKTSDELSKLIVLWFDEFPRNVSQNRVAERMRKNLYKFQETRWEDNWNLRAKKLFE; this is translated from the exons ATGACGACACTAGAACAAACAGACAAGAAAACGGTAAAAGTGGTAGTACTCGGAGATATTGGTAGAAGTCCTAGGATGCAGTATCATGCGCTATCACTGGCTAGTTGTGGCTTTATGGTTAATTTAATTGGATACGTGGAGACAACACCACTTACTGAAATTCAAgagaatacaaatattacaattactcAATTACATCCCTTGAAGATAGACAGAGTTCCTAAGATTGTAAAATACTTCGCAAAAGCTTTGTGGCAAACTATATCCTTGTTTATGACATTATTGATAACTGGAAAATGCGATTACTTACTTTGCCAGAATCCTCCGGCGATACCTACTCTACCCGTTTGTAGGTTTTATTGTTTGGTCACCCGTACTAGGTTTATTATTGACTGGCACAATTATGCACACACAATTATGGCTCTTTCGATTGGAAATAAACATCCACTTTTAAAAGTAGCAActtacatagaaaaatattttgggcAATCATCAGACAGTAATATATGTGTGACATATGCAATGAAAACTGATTTGCTTGAAAACTGGAATATTGC agCCATGGTcctgtatgacaagccacccAGAATATTTAAACCAATAACTCTAGAAGATAAACATAAGTGGTTTCTAAAACTAGGACAGGaatatgaagtttttaatgcaaatgaaaaatgtaatgaGACAAGTAGACAATCTACTGCTTTCACTGAGGAAGTTGATAACTCAATTAGATTTAAGCTTAATAGACCAGCTCTACTGTTCAGTAGCACTAGCTGGACCGAAGATGAAGATTTTACTATCCTTATGGATGCATTGCAag TATATGAGACAACATACAACTTAACAAACAAGCTACCTGAACTCATCTGTGTTATAACTGGCAAGGGTCCAATGAAAGAACATTATCAGAATGAGATTAAAGCTCGAAATTGGCAGCACGTTAAAGTGGTAACACCTTGGTTGGAGGCGGCCGATTATCCCACAATGGTGGCTAGTGCAGATTTAGGTGTATGTCTACATACAAGTTCATCGGGGCTAGATCTGCCTATGAAGGTTGTTGACATGTTTGGCACTGGACTACCAGTCTTTGCTTGTGAATTTAAATG CATTGATGAACTAGTTCAGAATGGTGAGAATGGATACATATTCAAAACAAGTGATGAACTCTCCAAGCTTATAGTGTTATGGTTTGATGAGTTCCCAAGAAATGTCTCTCAAAATAGAGTTGCAGAAAGAATGaggaaaaatctttataaatttcaagagACCAGATGGGAAGACAATTGGAATTTAAGAGccaaaaaattgtttgaataa
- the LOC116772287 gene encoding NHP2-like protein 1 — MAESEASVNPKAYPLADTALTAKILNLVQQAANYKQLRKGANEATKTLNRGLSEFVIMAADAEPLEIVLHIPILCEDKNVPYVFVRSKQALGRACGVSRPIVACSITINEGSQLKPQIQSIQQEIERLLV, encoded by the exons ATG GCTGAATCCGAAGCGTCTGTTAATCCCAAAGCCTATCCTTTAGCTGACACGGCTCTAAcagctaaaattttaaacctcGTGCAGCAAGCGGCTAACTACAAACAGTTGCGCAAAGGTGCCAATGAAGCCACCAAGACCTTGAACAGAGGACTGTCCGAGTTCGTCATTATGGCGGCGGACGCCGAACCACTGGAAATCGTTTTGCACATTCCAATTCTTTGCGAAGATAAGAATGTGCCTTATGTGTTTGTCAGATCCAAACAAGCTTTGGGTCGAGCCTGTGGAGTGTCCCGGCCGATAGTGGCGTGTTCCATCACTATCAATGAGGGATCACAACTGAAGCCGCAGATCCAAAGTATTCAGCAAGAGATAGAGAGACTCTTAGTGTGA